In a single window of the Pongo abelii isolate AG06213 chromosome 1, NHGRI_mPonAbe1-v2.0_pri, whole genome shotgun sequence genome:
- the LOC112131250 gene encoding PRAME family member 22-like — MSLQAPRRLLQLAGQSLLKDQALAISVLDELPKELFPPLFMEAFTSRRCEVLKVMVQAWPFPYLPLGSLMKTPDLEILYYVVDGIDCLLAQKVRPRRWKLQVVEMRDVDENFWTMWSGARTLSCSPEAMSKRQTVEDCPRTGEKQHLKVFLDVCLKEDSMDEDLSFFSGWIQLRGRSVHLCCTKVVNYSMNILNFRNVFETVYPDSIQVLEIWDMCWPCMIVEFSRYLSQMRNLRKLFISDGCGYLPSLDSQKQLAAEFSSVFLRLQYLQMLYIRRICFLEGYLEQLIRCLKSPLETLALTYASLEEEDLKCLPQYPSLSQLKQLNLSHGALRFIHLEPLRALLEKVAATLQTLFLVDCGIRDSKLGIILPALSRCSNLTTFCFHGNDTSMDALKDLLRHTGRLSNLSLETYPAPRESLDDSGRVVWELLTPLQAELMRILREVRQPNRIFFGPVSCPCCGTSSTEQLEFNLCLWGRPA, encoded by the exons ATGAGCCTCCAGGCCCCACGCAGACTCCTGCAGCTGGCAGGGCAGAGCCTGCTGAAGGACCAGGCCTTGGCCATCTCCGTCCTGGATGAGCTGCCCAAGGAGCTCTTCCCCCCACTGTTCATGGAGGCATTCACTAGCAGACGCTGCGAGGTTCTGAAGGTGATGGTGCAGGCCTGGCCCTTCCCCTACCTCCCTCTGGGGTCCCTGATGAAGACGCCTGATCTGGAGATCTTATATTATGTAGTGGATGGGATTGATTGCCTGCTTGCCCAAAAGGTTCGCCCCAG AAGGTGGAAACTTCAAGTGGTGGAAATGCGGGATGTTGATGAGAATTTTTGGACCATGTGGTCTGGAGCCAGGACCCTGTCCTGCTCCCCAGAGGCCATGAGTAAGAGGCAGACAGTGGAGGACTGTCCAAGGACAGGAGAGAAGCAGCACTTGAAGGTGTTCCTGGATGTTTGCCTCAAGGAAGATTCCATGGATGAAGATCTGAGCTTCTTCTCTGGGTGGATCCAGCTCAGAGGACGTTCAGTACACCTGTGCTGTACTAAGGTGGTAAATTATTCAATGAACATTCTAAATTTCAGAAACGTATTCGAAACAGTATACCCAGACAGCATCCAAGTGTTGGAAATTTGGGACATGTGCTGGCCATGTATGATAGTAGAGTTTAGCCGTTACCTGAGCCAGATGAGGAATCTTCGCAAACTCTTCATCTCCGATGGCTGTGGTTACCTGCCAAGCCTTGACAGCCAAAAACAGTTAGCTGCTGAATTCAGCTCTGTGTTCCTCAGGCTGCAGTACCTCCAGATGCTTTATATAAGAAGGATCTGCTTCTTGGAAGGCTACTTGGAGCAGCTGATCAG GTGCCTCAAGAGCCCATTGGAGACATTGGCATTAACTTATGCCTCCCTAGAAGAAGAGGACTTGAAGTGTCTGCCCCAGTACCCAAGTCTCAGTCAACTGAAGCAGCTGAATCTGAGTCATGGTGCACTGCGCTTCATCCATCTTGAGCCCCTCCGAGCTCTGCTAGAGAAAGTTGCTGCCACTCTTCAGACCCTCTTCTTAGTGGACTGTGGGATTAGGGACTCCAAACTTGGGATCATCCTGCCTGCCCTGAGCCGCTGCTCCAACCTCACCACTTTCTGCTTTCACGGCAATGACACCTCCATGGATGCTCTGAAGGACCTGCTGCGCCACACAGGCAGGCTGAGCAATTTGAGCCTGGAAACATATCCTGCCCCTCGGGAGAGTCTTGACGACAGTGGTCGTGTCGTTTGGGAGCTCCTCACCCCACTTCAGGCTGAGCTGATGCGTATACTGAGGGAAGTAAGGCAGCCCAACAGGATCTTCTTTGGTCCCGTCTCCTGCCCTTGCTGTGGCACGTCATCCACTGAGCAACTGGAGTTCAATTTATGCTTGTGGGGAAGGCCTGCCTAG